A single window of Rhizobium indicum DNA harbors:
- a CDS encoding efflux RND transporter permease subunit has translation MNKFNLSDWALEHRSLVWYFMIMFAVAGAFAYLGLGREEDPSFTIKTMVIQAQWPGASAQEVTQQVTDRIEKKLQELDKLEHTRSITTAGQTIVFVDLLPDTIARDVKPTWSRVRNLIDDIKNEFPQGVVGPFFDDQFGDVYGNIFAFTGDSGLSQRELRDFAENARTQILNIPDVGKVDIVGAQDEVIYLEFSTRKIAALGIDRSAIIATLQAQNAVTQSGFVETGPERVALRVGGRFISEDTLRGINLRVNDRFFPLTDVATITRGYVDPPTSLFRFNGKPAIGLAIGMKTGGNVLAFGESLDKTMSKITQELPVGVSVEQVSDQPKVVEEAVGGFTKALFEAVAIVLAISFISLGMRAGLVVAIAIPLVLAITFMVMFYTGISLQRISLGALIIALGLLVDDAMIAVEMMVARLETGDSLTKAATYVYTSTAFPMLTGTLVTVAGFIPVAFNKSNAGEFTFSLFVVIAVSLVVSWVVAVVFTPLIGVTILPKTMKKHAEHKGRFAKIFSSLLQFCLRWRWMTIIAAVLLFAGSIAGLSMVQQQFFPSSDRPELIVDWNLPQNSSIAETSRQMAQFERAMLTGNAGVEHWSTYVGRGAPRFVLSFDVQPADVSFGQTVVVTKDLDIRDKLKQQMEVYLQKTFPGTDAYVKLLDIGPPVGKPIQYRVSGENLQTVRDLAQKLGSIVGTYPSLRNIAFDWNEPARVVKIDVLQDKARQLGVSSQDIAMALNTVVQGNAVTQVRDDIYLVDVIGRAAEKERGSIDTLLDLQLQSSNGQSVPLSSVATFHYELEQPTIWRRDRIPTITIKAGIGDATQPATVVKALSDKVSAFEKTMPAGYSVKVGGAVEESAKSQGPIAKVAPAMFVIMATLLMIQLQSFHRLFLVFSVAPLALIGVVVALLASNSPLGFVALLGVLALVGILIRNSVILIVQIEELRAEGISAWKAVVEATEHRMRPIMLTAAAATLALIPISHEIFWGPMAYAMMGGIVVGTALTLLFLPALYVAWFRIPREVEQN, from the coding sequence GTGAATAAATTCAACCTTTCTGACTGGGCGCTCGAGCATCGTTCGCTTGTCTGGTACTTCATGATCATGTTCGCGGTGGCGGGCGCCTTTGCCTATCTTGGGCTCGGCCGCGAGGAGGATCCATCCTTCACGATCAAGACGATGGTGATCCAGGCCCAATGGCCAGGCGCTTCTGCCCAGGAGGTGACGCAGCAGGTTACCGACCGCATCGAAAAGAAGCTCCAGGAGCTCGACAAGCTGGAACATACCCGCAGCATTACGACTGCCGGGCAAACGATCGTCTTCGTCGATTTGCTGCCGGATACAATCGCGCGGGACGTAAAGCCCACCTGGTCGCGCGTCCGCAACCTGATTGACGATATCAAGAACGAATTCCCCCAAGGCGTCGTCGGCCCCTTCTTCGATGACCAGTTCGGCGATGTCTATGGCAACATCTTCGCCTTCACCGGCGACAGCGGACTTAGCCAGAGGGAACTGCGCGACTTCGCCGAGAATGCCCGGACGCAGATCCTCAACATCCCCGACGTCGGCAAGGTCGATATTGTCGGCGCGCAGGACGAGGTGATCTACCTCGAATTCTCCACCCGCAAGATCGCCGCCCTCGGCATCGACCGCTCCGCCATCATTGCCACGCTGCAAGCGCAGAACGCCGTCACCCAGTCCGGCTTTGTCGAAACCGGACCGGAGCGGGTCGCCTTGCGGGTCGGCGGGCGCTTCATCTCCGAGGACACCTTGCGTGGGATCAATCTTCGGGTAAACGACCGCTTCTTCCCGCTGACCGACGTCGCCACGATCACCCGCGGCTATGTCGACCCGCCGACGTCGCTCTTCCGCTTCAACGGAAAGCCTGCCATTGGGCTCGCGATCGGTATGAAGACGGGCGGCAATGTGCTTGCCTTCGGCGAATCGCTTGACAAGACGATGAGCAAAATCACCCAGGAGCTTCCGGTCGGCGTCTCGGTCGAACAGGTGTCCGACCAACCAAAGGTGGTTGAGGAGGCAGTCGGCGGCTTCACAAAAGCTCTGTTCGAGGCGGTCGCGATCGTGCTCGCGATCAGCTTCATCAGTCTGGGGATGAGGGCCGGCCTGGTGGTGGCAATCGCGATCCCGCTCGTTCTCGCCATCACCTTCATGGTCATGTTCTACACCGGCATCTCGCTGCAGCGCATCTCGCTCGGAGCGCTGATCATCGCGCTCGGCCTCCTTGTCGACGACGCCATGATCGCCGTCGAGATGATGGTTGCACGGCTGGAAACGGGCGACAGTCTCACGAAAGCCGCCACCTACGTCTACACATCCACGGCCTTCCCGATGCTGACGGGCACGCTCGTCACCGTCGCGGGTTTCATCCCCGTCGCTTTTAACAAGAGCAACGCCGGCGAGTTCACCTTCTCGCTCTTTGTGGTCATAGCGGTTTCCCTCGTCGTTTCGTGGGTGGTCGCGGTGGTGTTCACGCCCCTGATCGGGGTGACCATTCTACCGAAGACGATGAAGAAGCACGCCGAGCACAAGGGCCGTTTTGCCAAGATTTTTTCCAGCCTGCTGCAATTCTGCCTGCGCTGGCGCTGGATGACGATCATCGCAGCAGTCCTACTCTTCGCTGGATCGATCGCCGGCCTGTCGATGGTGCAGCAGCAGTTCTTCCCGAGCTCCGACCGTCCGGAACTGATCGTCGACTGGAACCTGCCGCAGAACAGTTCGATCGCCGAAACGAGCCGCCAGATGGCCCAGTTCGAGCGTGCGATGCTGACTGGCAACGCTGGCGTCGAACATTGGTCGACATACGTTGGCAGGGGTGCGCCGCGCTTCGTTCTGTCCTTCGACGTGCAGCCGGCTGACGTTTCTTTCGGCCAGACGGTCGTTGTCACCAAGGACCTCGACATCAGGGACAAGCTGAAGCAGCAGATGGAGGTCTACCTTCAGAAGACGTTTCCGGGAACGGACGCTTACGTGAAGCTTCTGGACATCGGGCCTCCGGTTGGCAAGCCGATCCAGTACCGAGTGTCCGGCGAAAATCTGCAGACGGTGCGCGACCTGGCACAGAAATTGGGCTCGATCGTCGGCACCTATCCTTCCCTCCGGAACATCGCCTTCGACTGGAATGAGCCGGCCCGTGTCGTGAAGATAGACGTGCTGCAGGACAAGGCCCGACAGCTCGGCGTCTCGTCTCAGGACATCGCAATGGCGCTCAACACCGTCGTACAAGGCAATGCCGTAACGCAGGTTCGGGACGACATCTATCTGGTCGATGTCATTGGCCGTGCCGCGGAAAAGGAGCGCGGCTCGATCGACACCCTGCTTGACCTGCAACTGCAGAGCAGCAACGGTCAATCCGTCCCGCTGTCATCCGTCGCAACCTTCCATTATGAGCTTGAACAGCCGACGATCTGGCGGCGCGACAGAATTCCGACCATCACGATCAAGGCCGGGATCGGCGATGCGACGCAGCCGGCGACCGTTGTGAAGGCGCTCTCCGACAAGGTTTCGGCTTTCGAAAAGACGATGCCGGCCGGGTATTCCGTGAAGGTCGGCGGCGCAGTCGAGGAAAGCGCCAAATCGCAGGGTCCGATCGCCAAGGTGGCGCCGGCTATGTTCGTCATCATGGCGACGCTGCTGATGATCCAACTTCAGAGCTTCCACCGGCTGTTCCTGGTCTTCTCGGTAGCGCCGCTGGCCCTCATCGGCGTCGTCGTGGCGCTGCTCGCCAGCAACTCGCCGCTTGGGTTCGTCGCGCTCCTGGGCGTGCTCGCGCTGGTCGGAATTCTCATCCGCAACTCCGTGATCCTGATCGTGCAGATCGAGGAGTTGCGCGCAGAGGGAATATCGGCGTGGAAGGCGGTGGTGGAGGCGACCGAGCACCGCATGCGGCCGATCATGCTCACTGCTGCGGCCGCAACCCTGGCCCTGATCCCGATCTCGCATGAAATTTTCTGGGGTCCCATGGCCTACGCGATGATGGGCGGGATTGTCGTCGGAACGGCGCTGACACTTCTCTTCCTGCCGGCGCTCTACGTCGCCTGGTTCCGGATTCCTCGCGAAGTCGAGCAGAACTGA
- a CDS encoding TetR family transcriptional regulator: MDVGTTVSDRPQTGYMSSIIEAGTAACRLYGPSKTNVADIARLLGKSPASVYKIFPSKAAIWDAIAGNFFETDLTFTPSAGGELTSAASRLKETALGQHRLMLQARHGDSQMFNLVVLAADGSWPSFRDHLKRLQAYIGELISTGIATEEFVPRNVDTAASCFCASIISLWDPRIIGALPSSHCELSAHELASFAVAALSQVAPGEESMAAE, translated from the coding sequence ATGGACGTTGGCACGACTGTAAGCGACCGGCCGCAGACTGGCTATATGTCCTCGATCATCGAAGCCGGCACGGCAGCGTGCCGGCTGTACGGACCCTCGAAAACAAACGTCGCCGATATCGCTCGACTGCTGGGGAAGTCGCCGGCAAGTGTGTACAAAATCTTCCCCTCCAAGGCGGCGATTTGGGATGCCATTGCCGGGAATTTCTTCGAAACTGATCTCACCTTCACCCCATCTGCCGGCGGCGAGCTCACCAGTGCGGCGAGCCGCCTGAAAGAAACCGCGCTCGGACAACACCGCCTGATGCTGCAGGCACGTCACGGCGACAGCCAGATGTTCAACCTCGTTGTTCTCGCCGCAGACGGCAGTTGGCCATCATTCAGAGACCATCTGAAGCGACTTCAGGCGTATATCGGGGAGCTCATTTCCACTGGCATCGCGACTGAAGAGTTCGTTCCGAGGAATGTTGACACGGCCGCTTCCTGCTTTTGCGCCTCAATCATCTCCTTATGGGACCCCAGAATTATTGGCGCTCTGCCTTCGAGCCACTGTGAGCTATCAGCCCATGAACTTGCATCTTTCGCAGTTGCAGCTCTCAGCCAAGTTGCCCCAGGCGAGGAGAGCATGGCCGCGGAATGA
- a CDS encoding branched-chain amino acid aminotransferase — MAVDTTPRSTTWTHVDGEWLPGNPPLIGPTSHAMWLGSTVFDGARWFDGIAPDLDLHCQRINRSALAMGLKPVKSAEEIVALAWEGVAKFDGATAIYIKPMYWGEHGAPGSVVSVDAESTRFALCLFEAPMGGHGGTSLTVSPYRRPSPETAMTEAKTGSLYPNSGRMIAEARSRGFDNALVRDLNGNVVETASSNVFMVRDGVVMTPAANRTFLAGITRARVIGLLRQAGFDVHEATLSVEDFLGADEIFTTGNYSKVVGVIRLDDRNLQEGPVTRKALELYMDWAHGRSESEE; from the coding sequence ATGGCCGTCGATACAACACCCCGCTCAACCACCTGGACTCATGTCGATGGAGAATGGCTCCCCGGCAATCCGCCGCTGATCGGGCCGACCTCGCATGCCATGTGGCTCGGCTCCACGGTCTTCGACGGCGCCCGCTGGTTCGACGGCATCGCGCCCGATCTCGACCTGCATTGCCAGCGCATCAACCGCTCGGCGCTCGCCATGGGCCTGAAGCCGGTGAAATCAGCCGAGGAGATCGTAGCACTCGCCTGGGAAGGCGTTGCCAAATTCGATGGCGCCACGGCGATCTATATCAAGCCGATGTATTGGGGCGAACACGGCGCGCCCGGCAGCGTCGTCTCCGTCGACGCGGAATCGACCCGCTTCGCGCTCTGCCTGTTCGAGGCGCCGATGGGCGGCCATGGCGGCACCAGCCTGACCGTCTCGCCCTATCGCCGCCCGTCGCCGGAAACGGCGATGACCGAGGCGAAGACCGGCTCGCTCTATCCAAACAGCGGCCGCATGATCGCCGAAGCGCGCAGCCGCGGCTTCGACAATGCACTGGTGCGTGATCTGAACGGCAACGTCGTCGAGACCGCCTCCTCGAACGTCTTCATGGTCAGGGACGGCGTGGTGATGACGCCGGCCGCCAACCGCACTTTCCTTGCCGGCATCACCCGCGCCCGCGTCATCGGCCTGCTGCGCCAGGCCGGTTTCGACGTGCACGAAGCAACGCTCTCGGTCGAAGACTTCCTCGGAGCCGATGAGATCTTCACCACCGGCAACTACTCCAAAGTCGTCGGCGTCATCCGCCTCGACGACCGCAACCTCCAGGAAGGCCCGGTCACCCGCAAGGCGCTGGAACTCTACATGGACTGGGCCCACGGCAGGAGTGAGAGCGAAGAGTGA
- a CDS encoding HlyD family secretion protein produces the protein MVELPRKDVFESAREAEQILAEEAARAPAAEAPPMPVSEAPVAEAPVAEAPKKTGRRIVKRAALAAALLAGVAFAGDFGYRYWTVGRFIESTDDAYVKADYTTVAPKVAGYISQVLVNDNDAVKAGQVLARIDDRDFQAALSQARADVKAAEAAITNIDAQISLQQSVIEQARATIDASQASLDFAVSDAARSARLITNGAGTQSRAEQTQSARDQAAAAVERDRAALVTAQNKVPVLQTEREQTVAQRDRAAAAAQQAELNLSYTDIVAAVDGTVGARSIRVGQYVTSGTQLMAVVPLHAVYVVANFKETQLTYISPGQSVEIKVDSFPDISIKGHVDSVSPASGLEFSLLPPDNATGNFTKIVQRIPVKIVIDDEALSGLLRSGMSVEPEIDTKAAQTSAAAKEGSSNPAG, from the coding sequence ATGGTCGAGTTGCCCCGCAAAGACGTTTTCGAAAGTGCGAGGGAGGCTGAGCAGATCTTGGCCGAGGAAGCCGCCAGGGCACCTGCCGCCGAGGCGCCCCCCATGCCTGTCTCTGAAGCGCCGGTCGCCGAAGCACCGGTCGCGGAAGCTCCCAAAAAGACCGGCCGCCGCATCGTCAAGCGCGCCGCCCTTGCCGCCGCGCTGCTTGCCGGCGTCGCTTTCGCAGGCGATTTCGGCTACCGCTACTGGACGGTCGGCCGCTTCATCGAATCCACCGACGATGCCTATGTGAAGGCCGATTACACCACTGTCGCCCCGAAGGTCGCCGGCTATATCAGCCAGGTGCTGGTCAACGACAATGACGCGGTCAAGGCCGGTCAGGTTCTCGCCCGCATCGACGACCGCGACTTCCAGGCCGCACTGTCGCAGGCGAGAGCCGATGTGAAGGCGGCCGAAGCCGCCATCACCAATATCGACGCCCAGATCTCCCTGCAGCAATCTGTGATCGAGCAGGCGAGGGCGACGATCGATGCCTCGCAGGCATCGCTGGACTTTGCCGTGTCCGATGCCGCCCGCTCGGCCCGCCTGATCACCAACGGCGCCGGCACCCAGTCTCGCGCCGAACAGACCCAGTCGGCCCGTGACCAGGCCGCTGCCGCCGTCGAGCGTGACCGGGCAGCCCTCGTCACGGCTCAGAATAAGGTGCCGGTGCTGCAGACTGAGCGCGAACAGACGGTTGCCCAGCGCGACCGTGCGGCCGCCGCCGCCCAGCAGGCAGAGCTGAACCTCTCCTATACGGATATCGTCGCCGCCGTCGACGGCACGGTCGGCGCCCGGTCGATCCGGGTCGGGCAGTATGTCACCTCGGGCACGCAGCTGATGGCGGTCGTGCCGCTGCATGCGGTCTATGTTGTCGCCAATTTCAAGGAAACGCAGCTGACCTATATCAGCCCCGGCCAGTCGGTCGAGATCAAGGTCGACAGCTTTCCCGATATCTCGATCAAGGGTCATGTCGACAGCGTTTCGCCGGCAAGCGGGTTGGAATTCTCACTGCTGCCGCCGGACAATGCCACCGGCAATTTCACCAAGATCGTCCAGCGTATCCCGGTCAAGATCGTCATCGACGACGAGGCTCTGAGCGGCCTGCTGCGCTCGGGCATGTCGGTCGAGCCCGAAATCGATACCAAGGCTGCCCAGACCTCCGCGGCAGCTAAGGAGGGATCATCCAACCCTGCTGGATGA
- a CDS encoding zinc-dependent alcohol dehydrogenase family protein, translating into MKAMFYEAFEQAPEIRTVADPTPTEDGVVISVGASGLCRSDWHGWMGHDPDIRLPHVPGHELAGRIVATGRGVMRFKVGDRVTVPFVSGCGHCSECHSGNQQVCPNQFQPGFTHWGSFAEYVAIDYADTNLVHLPDTIDDATAASLGCRFATSFRAVADQARTGPGEWIAVHGCGGVGLSAIMIATALGANAIGIDISEEKLAFARECGAVATVNASGVADVAEAVREITKGGAHVSIDALGHPVTCFNSIKNLRRRGRHVQVGLMLGEHATPQIPMAQVIGHELEIYGSHGMQAWRYDAMLSMLSAGKIAPQKLIGRRVSLEEAVPALMALDKAEATGISVITRFS; encoded by the coding sequence ATGAAAGCCATGTTCTACGAAGCCTTCGAACAGGCGCCCGAAATCCGCACCGTTGCCGATCCGACACCGACAGAGGACGGTGTCGTCATATCGGTCGGCGCCAGCGGGCTCTGCCGCAGCGACTGGCACGGCTGGATGGGCCACGACCCGGATATCCGCCTGCCGCACGTGCCGGGACACGAGCTTGCCGGGCGGATCGTCGCCACCGGCCGCGGCGTGATGCGTTTCAAGGTGGGCGACCGGGTGACCGTGCCCTTCGTTTCCGGCTGCGGCCATTGCAGCGAATGCCATTCCGGCAACCAGCAGGTCTGCCCGAACCAGTTCCAGCCGGGCTTCACTCATTGGGGGTCGTTTGCCGAATATGTGGCGATCGATTATGCCGACACCAATCTGGTGCACCTGCCCGATACGATCGACGACGCGACGGCGGCAAGTCTCGGCTGCCGCTTCGCCACCTCGTTTCGCGCCGTCGCCGATCAGGCGCGCACCGGGCCCGGCGAATGGATCGCCGTGCATGGCTGCGGCGGCGTCGGCCTGTCGGCGATCATGATTGCCACCGCGCTCGGGGCAAATGCGATCGGCATCGACATTTCGGAAGAGAAGCTCGCCTTTGCGCGGGAGTGCGGAGCGGTGGCGACGGTCAATGCGTCAGGTGTCGCCGACGTGGCGGAGGCGGTGCGCGAGATCACCAAGGGCGGCGCGCATGTCTCGATCGACGCGCTCGGCCATCCCGTCACCTGCTTCAATTCGATCAAGAATCTGCGCCGTCGCGGACGGCATGTGCAGGTGGGGCTGATGCTCGGTGAACACGCGACGCCGCAGATCCCAATGGCGCAGGTAATCGGCCACGAGCTGGAAATCTACGGCAGCCACGGCATGCAGGCCTGGCGCTACGACGCCATGCTGTCGATGCTTTCGGCCGGCAAGATCGCGCCGCAGAAGCTGATCGGACGGCGGGTCAGCCTTGAGGAGGCCGTGCCGGCGCTTATGGCGCTCGACAAGGCTGAAGCCACGGGGATCAGCGTGATTACCCGGTTTTCATGA
- a CDS encoding alpha/beta hydrolase, giving the protein MTTSLSLPGRIAQGLTGFGFAKAIAARVGRAVPVLVALSLVTSGCANRVQDVLQPLAVAPAGTSRVTMLVATTRKPSEDPGKLYSGDRGTAISLNSVDISIPPDRNRKIGEVQWPSRMPPNPQKEFAVTQVAKVQSEGQAFDWYRKNRNTKHQVIIFVHGFNNTYADAVFRFAQIVHDSGTDAAPILFTWPSRGRVFDYLYDKESANYSRRALEDLILQAAKSPDVSDVTILAHSMGGWLAAEALRGVAMREKSIPAKVKNVVLASPDIDIDVFRRQFTEMGPKRPHFAILTSTRDKALEMSSWLSGGVSRVGGSDLRPYAPLLDELGVSVIDTSAIATNDPLGHNAFADSPEIVRLLGRRLAGQSLEGGKASVADQIGMTAANFAGSAARVAVAAPVAVISPEAREILKRELSSNEGKMVDGQIAY; this is encoded by the coding sequence ATGACCACATCGCTCTCACTCCCTGGGCGCATTGCCCAGGGTCTCACCGGGTTTGGGTTCGCCAAGGCGATCGCTGCCCGCGTAGGCCGCGCTGTCCCGGTCCTTGTGGCCCTGTCACTCGTTACATCGGGTTGCGCCAACCGGGTGCAGGATGTCCTTCAGCCTCTCGCCGTGGCCCCGGCCGGCACGAGCCGGGTCACCATGCTGGTCGCCACGACACGTAAGCCTTCGGAGGATCCCGGCAAGCTTTATTCCGGTGACCGCGGGACGGCGATTTCCCTTAACAGCGTCGACATATCCATCCCGCCCGATCGGAACCGCAAGATCGGAGAGGTGCAGTGGCCGTCCCGCATGCCGCCCAACCCGCAAAAAGAGTTTGCGGTCACGCAGGTTGCCAAGGTGCAATCCGAGGGCCAGGCGTTCGACTGGTACCGGAAGAACCGAAACACGAAACATCAGGTCATCATTTTCGTGCACGGCTTCAACAACACCTACGCCGACGCTGTCTTCCGCTTCGCGCAGATCGTCCATGACTCGGGAACCGACGCCGCACCGATCCTCTTCACCTGGCCATCAAGGGGCCGTGTCTTCGACTACCTCTACGACAAGGAGAGCGCCAACTATTCGCGTCGCGCTCTGGAGGATCTGATCCTCCAGGCGGCGAAAAGTCCCGACGTCTCCGATGTGACGATCCTCGCCCATTCCATGGGCGGCTGGCTTGCGGCCGAGGCGCTGCGCGGCGTCGCCATGCGCGAGAAATCAATCCCGGCAAAGGTCAAGAACGTCGTTCTCGCATCGCCGGACATCGACATCGATGTGTTCCGTCGCCAGTTCACCGAGATGGGGCCGAAACGGCCGCACTTTGCGATCCTGACCTCGACACGCGACAAGGCGCTGGAGATGTCGAGCTGGCTATCGGGTGGCGTCAGCCGCGTCGGCGGATCCGATCTCAGACCTTACGCGCCTCTTCTCGACGAACTCGGCGTTTCCGTTATCGACACGAGCGCCATCGCGACGAACGATCCGCTCGGCCACAATGCCTTCGCCGACAGCCCGGAGATCGTGCGCCTGCTCGGGCGGCGGCTGGCAGGGCAGAGCCTCGAGGGCGGAAAGGCAAGCGTTGCCGATCAGATCGGGATGACAGCGGCCAATTTCGCCGGCTCGGCAGCGCGCGTAGCCGTTGCGGCTCCAGTCGCGGTCATCAGCCCGGAGGCGCGAGAAATCCTGAAGCGGGAACTCTCCTCGAATGAGGGGAAGATGGTGGATGGTCAGATTGCCTACTGA
- a CDS encoding sugar phosphate isomerase/epimerase family protein: MSSLPVVGAAMTLDEVELHRDWLFEKSRDLELQNFIDAEILNGDWAPLAARTRRLLDGHGGRLGIHGPFWGFTIASEDPDIRAIVTRRLLQGLDVCAVIGATHMVIHSPYTSWSYNNLDDNAGAREALAERTHMTLRDAVRRAEDIGCTMVIENIEDKDPHIRVALAESFNSPAVAVSIDTGHAHYAHGYTGAPPVDYYVKAAGNRLQHVHLQDADGYADRHWSLGEGTIRWHAVFAALAKLESNPRLIIEIKDKSKIPASAAFLASIGVAE; encoded by the coding sequence ATGTCCTCTCTTCCCGTCGTCGGCGCCGCCATGACGCTCGATGAAGTTGAACTTCACCGTGATTGGCTCTTCGAAAAGTCCCGCGATCTCGAATTGCAGAACTTTATCGATGCCGAGATTCTGAACGGCGACTGGGCGCCGCTTGCCGCCCGCACCAGGCGGCTTCTCGACGGTCATGGCGGCCGCCTCGGCATTCACGGCCCGTTCTGGGGCTTCACCATCGCCTCGGAAGATCCCGATATCCGCGCCATCGTCACTAGGCGCCTGCTGCAGGGGCTCGACGTCTGCGCCGTCATCGGCGCGACCCATATGGTCATCCACAGCCCTTATACGTCCTGGTCCTACAACAATCTCGACGACAATGCCGGCGCCCGCGAAGCCCTGGCCGAGCGCACGCACATGACGCTCCGCGACGCCGTCCGGCGCGCCGAGGATATCGGCTGCACCATGGTCATCGAGAACATCGAGGACAAGGATCCGCATATTCGCGTGGCGCTTGCCGAAAGCTTCAACTCGCCTGCCGTCGCGGTCTCGATCGATACCGGCCACGCCCATTATGCCCATGGCTATACCGGTGCGCCACCGGTCGATTATTACGTCAAGGCCGCCGGCAATCGCCTCCAGCATGTCCACCTGCAGGATGCCGACGGATATGCCGACCGCCACTGGAGCCTTGGCGAAGGCACCATCCGCTGGCATGCCGTCTTTGCGGCTCTCGCCAAGCTCGAAAGCAACCCGCGCCTCATCATCGAGATCAAGGACAAGTCGAAGATCCCGGCTTCTGCTGCTTTTCTCGCTTCGATTGGCGTGGCTGAATAA
- a CDS encoding LysR family transcriptional regulator: MDRLTSLTVFGRVVECGGFSAAARRLNMSVTMVGNHVQSLEDRLGVRLLNRTTRKVSLTETGKYYYERSLQILAELEEADRTAGALSTTPRGTLKVYTSSAIVRFLLPVVSEFMELYPSISLDFSVGERMVDMIEDGYDLVMRTVPPPDSSLVARKLTPWRHMLVCSPAYFESHPMPKTPTDVADHNCLQYAYYPYGDDWRFEDGEGNKESVKISGNVVSNSAEMLRFLTLTGRGIFLAPSFVVFDDIAEGRLVKIMPDYRPIEFNINAVYPNRSHLPTKVRLFIDLLAERFAEHRKWMT; encoded by the coding sequence ATGGATCGGCTGACAAGCCTCACAGTCTTTGGCCGGGTGGTGGAATGCGGTGGTTTTTCCGCCGCCGCGCGCCGGCTCAACATGTCCGTCACCATGGTCGGCAATCACGTGCAATCGCTGGAGGACCGGCTCGGCGTGCGACTGCTCAACCGCACGACACGCAAGGTCAGCCTGACGGAAACCGGCAAATATTACTATGAGCGCTCTTTGCAGATCCTCGCCGAGCTGGAAGAGGCGGACCGGACGGCAGGCGCGCTGAGCACGACGCCGCGCGGCACGCTGAAGGTCTATACCAGCAGCGCCATCGTGCGTTTCCTGCTGCCTGTCGTCAGCGAATTCATGGAGCTCTATCCGTCGATCTCACTCGATTTCAGCGTCGGCGAGCGGATGGTCGACATGATCGAGGATGGCTACGACCTGGTGATGCGCACCGTACCGCCGCCGGATTCATCGCTCGTCGCCCGCAAGCTGACGCCCTGGCGCCATATGCTCGTCTGCTCGCCGGCCTATTTCGAGAGCCATCCGATGCCGAAGACGCCGACCGACGTCGCCGATCACAATTGCCTGCAATATGCCTATTACCCCTATGGCGACGACTGGCGCTTCGAGGATGGCGAAGGCAACAAGGAGAGCGTCAAGATCAGCGGCAATGTCGTCTCAAACAGTGCCGAGATGCTGCGCTTCCTGACGCTGACCGGGCGGGGCATCTTCCTGGCGCCGAGTTTCGTCGTGTTCGACGACATCGCCGAAGGGCGGCTGGTGAAGATCATGCCCGACTACCGGCCGATCGAGTTCAACATCAACGCCGTCTATCCCAACCGCAGCCATCTGCCGACGAAGGTGCGGCTGTTCATCGATCTCTTGGCGGAGAGATTTGCGGAACATCGGAAGTGGATGACATGA
- a CDS encoding cupin domain-containing protein, giving the protein MMSNSFVKMHTSDEAKRFFVLGDRVERRLRISGTWLNLFDVTVPSGSRTPKHAHASPEVFRIIEGKLTIWRLGDSGPEEIEASVGDIVTIPPFMVHGYSNRGTIPVVFSAVVDRDMAEFIEAEGTTEPPKASPSTETIARMTAAANAYGITILAA; this is encoded by the coding sequence ATGATGTCCAACTCATTTGTGAAAATGCATACAAGCGACGAGGCCAAGCGGTTTTTCGTCCTCGGCGACCGGGTCGAGCGTCGGCTTAGAATCAGCGGAACCTGGCTCAATCTCTTCGACGTCACCGTGCCATCAGGCAGCCGGACGCCGAAACATGCGCATGCGAGCCCGGAAGTGTTCCGCATCATCGAGGGAAAGCTGACGATCTGGCGCCTGGGCGACAGCGGCCCCGAAGAGATCGAAGCGAGCGTCGGCGACATCGTCACCATCCCGCCCTTCATGGTGCACGGCTATTCCAACCGTGGAACCATCCCCGTGGTCTTTTCCGCGGTCGTCGATCGGGACATGGCCGAATTCATCGAAGCGGAAGGCACAACCGAGCCTCCGAAGGCCAGCCCTTCGACGGAGACCATCGCCCGCATGACCGCGGCCGCCAATGCTTACGGGATCACCATCCTCGCGGCCTAG